A single window of Mycolicibacterium madagascariense DNA harbors:
- a CDS encoding amino acid permease — protein sequence MTVDQPAGERAGAPPAPNPNDATVASFGYPQELKRTLRFFSLFAISFSIVSISTGIFLNYGFAINQFGGASIWTWPIAAVGQIVMALLIAELSTKIPLAGYAYQWGARLVGSGYGWYTGFFGLLYMSITGGAIILLGATPLLFEAMGLTPPSGVVLTVAIVILLFTIVVNIVGVQLAARVNNTAVVAEIIGTVLLAVTVIVAFGLYTGTGGGSVANLTNGTGTAGSGIGHFVLAGLLGIYTMVGFELSADLTEEAVDSQTAVPRGVLVGVIGSAVLGMLALICFTVAMPDLGAAQASSAPIVTIAEFYLPTAVVKVFIVVVAFSMIALVVANQAAQARLLYSMGRDDMLPFSRHFRLVNPRTQTPLRALVIGGIVSVAFMIYGFLQTDSFTTLVGATSIAPYLVYLLIVGSYMRRRPTLAAAPGAFNLGWWGVPLMVVGLVWIVTALLILTIPPDFHGAVKVVAGAAVLAVLWHVLVLRGRIARGEAGVARFTDSSTGR from the coding sequence ATGACGGTCGACCAACCCGCCGGCGAGCGTGCGGGAGCGCCGCCTGCACCGAACCCCAACGACGCGACGGTGGCGTCGTTCGGCTATCCGCAGGAACTCAAGCGGACCCTGCGCTTCTTCTCGCTGTTCGCCATCTCGTTCTCGATCGTCTCGATCTCGACCGGCATCTTCCTCAACTACGGCTTCGCCATCAACCAGTTCGGCGGTGCGTCGATCTGGACGTGGCCCATCGCGGCCGTGGGACAGATCGTCATGGCGCTGCTCATCGCCGAGTTGAGCACCAAGATCCCGCTCGCGGGCTACGCCTACCAGTGGGGCGCGCGCCTGGTCGGCTCCGGATACGGTTGGTACACCGGCTTCTTCGGCCTGCTGTACATGAGCATCACCGGCGGCGCGATCATCCTGCTCGGTGCGACCCCGCTGCTGTTCGAGGCGATGGGCCTGACCCCGCCCAGCGGCGTGGTGCTGACGGTCGCCATCGTCATCCTGCTGTTCACCATCGTCGTGAACATCGTTGGCGTGCAATTGGCGGCGCGGGTCAACAACACCGCGGTGGTCGCCGAGATCATCGGTACCGTCCTGCTGGCGGTGACCGTCATCGTCGCCTTCGGCCTCTACACCGGCACGGGCGGCGGGTCGGTCGCCAACCTGACCAACGGCACCGGCACGGCGGGCTCAGGAATCGGCCACTTCGTCCTGGCCGGCCTGCTCGGCATCTACACGATGGTGGGGTTCGAGCTCTCGGCCGATCTGACCGAGGAGGCCGTCGACTCCCAAACAGCCGTTCCCCGTGGGGTTCTCGTCGGGGTGATCGGCTCGGCGGTGCTCGGCATGCTGGCGCTGATCTGCTTCACCGTCGCCATGCCGGATCTTGGCGCGGCCCAGGCGTCGTCGGCGCCGATCGTCACCATCGCCGAGTTCTATCTGCCGACCGCCGTGGTCAAGGTCTTCATCGTCGTCGTGGCGTTCTCGATGATCGCGCTCGTCGTCGCCAACCAGGCCGCCCAAGCGCGACTGCTGTACTCGATGGGCCGCGATGACATGCTGCCGTTCTCGCGCCACTTCCGGCTCGTCAACCCCCGTACGCAGACCCCGCTGCGCGCCCTGGTGATCGGCGGCATCGTCAGTGTGGCGTTCATGATCTACGGCTTCCTGCAGACGGATTCGTTCACCACGCTCGTCGGCGCCACGTCCATCGCGCCGTATCTGGTGTACCTGCTGATCGTCGGGTCCTACATGCGCAGGCGACCGACGCTGGCCGCCGCCCCGGGGGCGTTCAACCTCGGCTGGTGGGGCGTTCCGCTGATGGTCGTCGGGCTGGTCTGGATCGTGACCGCCCTGCTGATCCTGACCATTCCGCCCGACTTCCACGGAGCGGTGAAGGTCGTGGCGGGCGCCGCGGTGCTCGCGGTGCTGTGGCACGTGCTGGTGCTGCGGGGCCGCATCGCGCGCGGTGAGGCCGGGGTCGCGCGGTTCACCGACTCGTCGACTGGACGGTGA
- a CDS encoding LysR family transcriptional regulator codes for MDLTTRKLRYFVVVAEERHFTRAAARLFVAQQSLSRQIRDLEDEVGAQLFYRTTRSVALTPAGEAFLAGVRSALASLDAGIEEARRHDAGEVGQLRIGFGLGAALELTPFIVEEFSRHYPNVEIEMREFGLPDQSAGLSEHWADVAIIRPPLADPDIVAHVLFEEPRVLTVSIRHPLARRDTVSVADILDVPLAVGRSTDEEYRRFWSLQDFRSGMTEPLLTPSTSNTEEIEMIAAGLACTVNPAAIMRYIPHAGVRYIPIVDVPGSTVAIAWRRDRVSPLAVAFNRLAQEVRDREVATVEAIENPFSGVRFTVQSTSR; via the coding sequence ATGGACCTCACCACGAGGAAGTTGCGCTACTTCGTCGTGGTCGCCGAGGAGCGTCACTTCACCAGGGCGGCGGCCCGATTGTTCGTCGCGCAGCAGTCGCTGTCCCGTCAGATCCGCGACCTCGAGGACGAGGTCGGCGCGCAGCTGTTCTACCGAACCACCAGGTCGGTGGCACTGACCCCGGCGGGCGAGGCCTTCCTGGCCGGCGTCCGGTCGGCCTTGGCGAGCCTCGACGCGGGCATCGAGGAGGCCCGCAGGCACGACGCCGGCGAGGTTGGCCAGCTACGGATCGGCTTCGGCCTCGGCGCGGCGCTGGAGCTGACGCCCTTCATCGTCGAGGAGTTCTCCCGGCACTATCCGAACGTCGAGATCGAGATGCGCGAGTTCGGGCTGCCGGACCAGAGCGCGGGGCTGTCCGAGCACTGGGCCGACGTCGCCATCATCCGGCCACCGCTGGCCGATCCGGACATCGTCGCGCACGTGCTCTTCGAGGAGCCGCGCGTGCTGACCGTCTCGATTCGCCACCCGCTCGCCCGGCGCGACACCGTCTCGGTGGCCGACATCCTCGACGTGCCACTGGCGGTCGGGCGTTCCACCGACGAGGAGTACCGCCGCTTCTGGAGCCTGCAGGACTTCCGGTCGGGGATGACCGAACCGCTGCTGACGCCGTCGACGAGCAACACCGAGGAGATCGAGATGATCGCGGCGGGCCTCGCCTGCACGGTCAATCCCGCCGCGATCATGCGCTACATCCCGCACGCCGGGGTGCGCTACATCCCGATCGTCGACGTCCCCGGCTCGACCGTGGCGATCGCCTGGCGCCGGGACCGGGTGTCACCGCTGGCGGTCGCGTTCAACCGCCTCGCCCAGGAGGTGCGCGACCGCGAGGTCGCGACGGTCGAGGCGATCGAAAACCCGTTCAGCGGTGTGCGATTCACCGTCCAGTCGACGAGTCGGTGA